The proteins below come from a single Pseudomonadales bacterium genomic window:
- a CDS encoding MFS transporter — MHARQTDSASLCAVIYNKNVWILGLLGFSAGLPLLLIFSSLSIWLREAGISKSSVTVFSWAALAYSFKFIWAPIVDGLPLPIIYRLGQRRSWLLFSQCMIIIAILWMASTNPTAPNQLVFMAFAAVLLGFSSATQDIVIDAYRIESAPKRMQGLLSASYTAGYRLGMIVAGAGTLYLAALFAGSADEYVYSAWRNAYACIAACMLVGVVTAIFMREPIPLADEKQDLQADIGQYLRIFLAFVAMVLVFIVSYRVGALIHHILDVDSILLAALLTLSQLLMAALAAYLCARLLILSGFMPREFFVSGYIEPIVDFFHSHGRKLAILILLLIGLFRASDIVLGVIANIFYLDMGFDKTQIATAVKVFGPLMTIVGGFIGGICVLRFGVIALLFWSAILVMLTNICFITLVYFPAKLPLLYTVIAMDNLAGGLATTAFIAFLSSLVNLRFTAMQYSIFSSLMTLLPKLLGGYSGAIVESIGYSFFFIFTGSLCIPVLLLIAYAAKHLHIQDA; from the coding sequence ATGCATGCCAGACAGACAGATTCAGCCTCTCTATGCGCTGTCATTTATAACAAAAATGTTTGGATTCTCGGCTTGCTTGGCTTTTCAGCTGGCTTGCCGTTACTGCTTATATTTTCTTCCCTGTCAATTTGGCTAAGAGAAGCAGGTATTAGCAAGTCATCTGTCACAGTGTTCTCATGGGCAGCGCTGGCATATTCATTTAAGTTTATTTGGGCTCCAATAGTTGACGGTTTGCCGTTGCCAATTATATATCGACTAGGACAGCGACGCTCATGGCTATTATTCTCGCAATGCATGATTATTATCGCCATACTTTGGATGGCCTCGACTAATCCCACTGCGCCTAATCAATTAGTCTTCATGGCTTTTGCTGCAGTATTGCTGGGCTTCAGCTCAGCAACACAAGATATTGTGATTGATGCTTATCGAATCGAGTCGGCACCAAAGCGCATGCAGGGTTTACTATCGGCAAGTTACACCGCAGGCTATCGTCTCGGTATGATAGTTGCTGGCGCTGGCACCTTGTACTTGGCGGCGTTATTTGCTGGCAGCGCCGATGAATATGTCTATTCAGCCTGGCGCAATGCCTATGCCTGCATTGCGGCATGTATGCTGGTCGGCGTCGTCACTGCAATATTTATGCGTGAGCCAATTCCGCTAGCTGATGAAAAGCAAGATTTGCAGGCTGATATCGGCCAATATCTGCGCATATTTCTTGCTTTTGTCGCTATGGTTTTAGTGTTTATTGTTAGCTATAGAGTAGGGGCTTTAATTCACCATATCTTGGATGTAGATAGTATTTTATTGGCCGCCTTGCTGACCTTATCACAACTACTAATGGCCGCATTGGCTGCCTATTTGTGCGCGCGCTTGTTAATACTGTCTGGTTTCATGCCGCGAGAATTTTTTGTTAGCGGTTATATTGAACCCATCGTGGACTTTTTTCACAGCCACGGACGAAAATTAGCGATTCTGATTTTACTTTTAATCGGTTTGTTTCGTGCATCCGACATTGTTCTTGGCGTAATAGCTAATATTTTCTATCTCGACATGGGCTTTGATAAAACCCAAATAGCGACTGCTGTAAAAGTCTTTGGCCCCTTGATGACGATTGTCGGCGGTTTTATTGGCGGCATATGTGTGCTGCGATTCGGCGTGATAGCTTTGCTGTTCTGGTCGGCAATTTTGGTTATGTTAACCAATATCTGTTTTATCACCTTAGTGTATTTCCCCGCTAAATTGCCATTGCTTTACACTGTGATTGCTATGGATAATTTAGCAGGGGGCTTAGCGACAACTGCCTTTATTGCGTTTCTGTCCAGCTTAGTTAACTTACGCTTTACAGCTATGCAGTACTCCATATTTAGCTCGCTAATGACCTTATTGCCTAAACTTTTAGGTGGCTATTCAGGCGCTATTGTAGAGAGTATTGGCTATAGCTTTTTCTTTATCTTTACAGGCTCGCTTTGCATCCCAGTTTTGCTGTTAATTGCTTATGCAGCAAAGCACCTGCACATTCAAGATGCCTAG